One stretch of Ananas comosus cultivar F153 linkage group 6, ASM154086v1, whole genome shotgun sequence DNA includes these proteins:
- the LOC109711970 gene encoding uncharacterized protein LOC109711970: MALPISPPLFAWFLLMLFLPISSSHVSFQIQRTPIPENDGLITWRRLVAESPSMNISVDNSSFVLAADRTYRKDPLDDFKKYTGGWNISNRHYWASVGFTAAPLFTIALVWFVVFGLVLLLACLCYCCCRRQSYSYSRTAYALSLILLILFTCAAIVGCILLYNGQGKFHASTTTTLDYVVGQANFTVDNLRNFSTSLAAAKAVGVDRVFLPSNVQSNIDEIQTKLNSSANDLANRTLTNSKNIRDVLNSVRLGLIIVAAAMLLLAFLGFLFSILGWQFLVSILVVIGWILVTGTFILCGIFLLLHNVVADTCVAMDEWVTHPHAHTALDDILPCVDVATANESLYRGREVTFQLVNLVNQVIVNVSNGNFPPSAAPLYYNQSGPLMPTLCNPYTQDLNNRTCSAGEVDFNNASQVWRQYECRSAVVSGTEICTTVGRVTPTIYNQMNAAVSVSSGIYQYGPFLVQLEDCTFVRETFTAIHDNNCPGLEKYVKWVYVGLVMVSGAVMLSLIFWLLYARERRHRMRNKQQFMARPGQPPYPLHEK; the protein is encoded by the exons ATGGCATTGCCCATTTCTCCTCCCCTCTTTGCTTGGTTCCTGCTCATGCTCTTCCTCCCAATCTCTTCTTCTCATGTCTCTTTTCAGATCCAGAGGACACCCATtccag AAAATGATGGGTTGATAACATGGAGGAGGTTGGTTGCCGAATCGCCTTCTATGAATATTTCAGTCGACAATAGCTCGTTCGTCTTGGCCGCGGACAGGACTTACAGGAAAGACCCTTTGGATGATTTCAAGAAGTATACTGGTGGTTGGAACATAAGTAATCGACACTACTGGGCT TCCGTTGGATTCACTGCTGCTCCCTTGTTCACCATCGCTTTGGTATGGTTCGTCGTATTTGGGCTGGTCTTGCTTCTTGCCTGCCTTTGTTATTGCTGCTGCCGGCGTCAGAGTTACTCTTATTCCCGGACAGCTTATGCCCTCTCGCTAATTCTTCTGATACTATTCACCTGCGCCGCAAT AGTTGGATGCATTTTGTTGTATAATGGTCAAGGGAAGTTCCATGCAAGCACGACGACTACACTGGACTACGTTGTTGGTCAGGCCAATTTTACGGTCGACAATCTTAGGAACTTCTCGACCAGTTTGGCGGCTGCCAAGGCAGTTGGGGTAGACCGTGTTTTCCTGCCTTCCAATGTCCAGAGTAATATTGATGAAATTCAGACAAAGTTGAACTCTTCGGCAAACGACCTTGCTAATCGGACGCTGACAAATTCCAAAAATATTAGAGATGTGCTGAATTCTGT GCGGTTGGGTTTGATCATAGTTGCGGCAGCGATGCTTCTTTTGGCATTTCTTGGATTCT TGTTCTCCATACTTGGATGGCAGTTCCTTGTCTCAAT CTTAGTGGTTATCGGGTGGATTCTGGTGACGGGGACATTCATTTTATGCGGCATCTTCCTCCTCCTACACAA TGTAGTTGCCGATACATGCGTTGCGATGGACGAATGGGTCACTCATCCTCACGCGCACACAGCTCTAGACGATATCCTTCCCTGCGTCGACGTCGCCACCGCGAACGAATCCCTTTACAGAGGAAGGGAAGTCACTTTCCAGCTGGTGAATCTCGTCAACCAGGTTATCGTTAACGTGTCGAATGGGAACTTCCCTCCGAGCGCAGCGCCTCTATACTACAACCAATCCGGACCACTGATGCCCACGCTGTGCAACCCGTACACGCAAGACCTGAACAATCGCACTTGCAGCGCCGGTGAAGTCGACTTCAACAACGCATCGCAG GTATGGAGACAGTACGAATGCCGGAGCGCGGTCGTGTCCGGGACGGAGATATGCACGACCGTCGGCCGCGTCACTCCGACCATATACAACCAGATGAACGCGGCCGTCAGCGTGAGCAGCGGGATCTACCAGTACGGCCCGTTCCTCGTGCAGCTCGAGGACTGCACCTTCGTGCGCGAGACCTTCACCGCGATCCACGACAACAACTGCCCGGGCCTGGAGAAGTACGTCAAGTGGGTCTACGTCGGGCTCGTGATGGTGTCGGGCGCGGTGATGCTGTCGCTGATCTTCTGGCTCCTCTACGCGAGGGAGAGGCGCCACCGGATGCGCAACAAGCAGCAGTTCATGGCGCGGCCGGGCCAGCCCCCTTATCCTTTACATGAGAAGTGA
- the LOC109712037 gene encoding calcium uptake protein, mitochondrial codes for MIFYMLGSSLRRCGIGGGARLGRAFSAVASGGAEGGDVAALRRAAAGVLAVGGSGLGLWFLPSSSSPESSSVSFADSGSERVNGPEREIAIPDAGKEKKPRFLLGDSYRRKVFFNYEKRIRLRSPPEKIFEYFASFRSPEGEVFMLPADLMRAVVPVFPPSESNIIREGYLRGERNPGDLHCSPSNFFMLFDTNNDGLISFPEYIFFVTLLSIPESSFRVAFKMFDLDNNGEIEQEEFKKVMALMRSHNRQGSSHRDGLRIGLKVGGSVENGGLLEYFFGEDGNRSLHYDKFVQFLRGLHDEIVRLEFTHYDFMSRGSISAKDFALSMVASADMNHINKFLDRADDIENVSHLRDVRITFEEFKAFADLRKRLEPLAVAMFSYGKVNGLLTKQDFKRAASQVCGVAVSDNTVDVIFHVFDTNRDGNISLEEFLRALQKRESDIRQPTTSSGLVGLLSCWLNCTKNCSLPRIH; via the exons ATGATCTTCTACATGCTCGGATCGTCGCTGCGGAGGTGCGGGATCGGGGGCGGGGCGCGACTGGGGCGCGCCTTCTCCGCCGTCGCGAGCGGCGGGGCCGAGGGCGGCGATGTGGCGGCGCTCCGCCGCGCCGCGGCCGGGGTTTTGGCCGTGGGGGGGTCGGGGCTGGGGCTCTGGTTCCTcccctcgtcgtcgtcgccggagTCGTCTTCCGTCTCCTTCGCCGACTCCGGATCGGAGCGGGTGAACGGTCCCGAGCGCGAGATCGCAATCCCCGACGCGGGCAAGGAGAAGAAGCCGAGGTTTCTACTCGGAG ACTCATACCGAAGAAAGGTGTTTTTTAACTATGAGAAAAGGATCAGACTTCGAAGTCCCCCTGAAAAG ATATTCGAGTACTTTGCATCCTTCCGCAGCCCAGAAGGAGAGGTATTTATGTTACCTGCAGATTTGATGCGAGCCGTAGTCCCTGTGTTTCCTCCATCAGAGTCCAATATCATTAGAGAAGGATATTTAAGAGGGGAACGCAATCCTGGGGATTTGCACTGCAGTCCGTCAAACTTTTTTATGCTCTTTGATACTAACAATGATGGACTTATATCATTTCCAGA GTACATCTTTTTTGTGACATTGCTCAGCATCCCCGAATCAAGCTTCAGAGTGGCTTTTAAAATGTTTGATCTTGACAACAATGG GGAGATAGAACAAGAAGAGTTCAAGAAAGTGATGGCATTGATGCGTTCTCATAATAGACAAGGGTCCTCCCACAGGGACGGCTTGCGAATTGGCCTCAAAGTTGGCGGTTCCGTCGAGAATGGGGGCCTTCTCGAATACTTCTTCGGTGAGGATGGGAACCGCTCTCTTCATTATGATAAATTTGTCCAGTTTCTGAGGGGCTTGCACGACGAG ATTGTGCGCTTGGAATTCACGCACTATGACTTCATGTCAAGAGGATCTATATCTGCCAAGGATTTCGCACTATCCATGGTTGCTTCGGCCGACATGAACCACATAAACAAGTTCCTGGACCGAGCCGACGATATTGAGAACGTCTCGCACCTGAGAGACGTGCGCATTACTTTCGAG GAGTTCAAGGCCTTTGCCGACTTGCGCAAGAGGTTGGAACCGCTGGCTGTGGCCATGTTCAGTTACGGGAAAGTAAACGGTCTTTTGACGAAGCAGGATTTCAAGCGAGCGGCATCCCAA GTCTGCGGGGTCGCTGTATCCGACAATACGGTCGACGTCATCTTCCACGTATTCGACACCAACCGCGACGGCAACATAAGCTTAGAGGAGTTCCTACGGGCTTTGCAGAAAAGGGAAAGCGACATCCGCCAGCCGACGACATCTTCGGGCTTGGTAGGGCTTCTCTCCTGCTGGCTGAATTGCACGAAAAACTGCTCTCTTCCGCGGATTCATTAA